The following proteins come from a genomic window of Nitrospira sp.:
- a CDS encoding heavy metal-binding domain-containing protein, with product MILSTTNNIEGKKAVKYLGLVSGDAILGANIFRDFFASIRDIVGGRSAAYEKELRKAKDIALGEMREQAKNLGANAIVGIDIDYETIGANSSMLMVSASGTAVVLE from the coding sequence ATGATTCTGTCAACGACAAATAATATTGAGGGCAAGAAGGCGGTGAAGTATCTGGGATTGGTGTCCGGAGACGCGATTCTGGGCGCGAATATCTTTCGTGACTTTTTCGCATCGATCCGCGATATCGTGGGGGGGCGCTCGGCGGCCTATGAAAAGGAATTGCGGAAGGCCAAGGATATCGCCCTTGGAGAAATGCGCGAGCAGGCCAAGAACTTGGGTGCCAATGCGATTGTCGGCATCGATATCGATTATGAAACGATCGGTGCCAACAGCAGCATGTTGATGGTGAGTGCGAGCGGCACGGCTGTGGTGCTCGAGTAG
- a CDS encoding DUF4325 domain-containing protein, whose protein sequence is MIVRGCFVSVDNKTSQEIQEFIIRNVGSHPTDIGRLTAEKFGLSRVAIVNRLGALIKVSLLVAEGKTKARRYALKVLNSHQKELQIVPGLTEDQVWLRDVKPHLLGLPSNVLDICAHGVTEMVNNVIDHSESTTAAISVSRDAATIIITIRDYGVGIFHKIQQALNLSDPQHAILELAKGKLTTDAAKHTGEGIFFTSRMFDECSIASGTLLFIRLRRTDDWLFESEEAPKDGTEVVMKIATNASHTAKEIFDIYRAEFDQFGFSKTNIPLVLLKYEGEQLISRSQAKRLMARIDEFREVILDFKGITSIGQAFADEVFRIYRREHPVVNIYPVNMAPDVNGMIQRSLSGNPDDPLNEYLRGDMEKHKVT, encoded by the coding sequence ATGATAGTAAGAGGATGTTTCGTGTCTGTCGATAATAAAACATCTCAAGAAATTCAAGAATTTATCATCCGCAATGTCGGGAGTCATCCGACTGACATCGGTCGCCTTACCGCTGAAAAGTTCGGTCTGTCTCGGGTCGCTATCGTCAATCGCCTGGGGGCCCTCATAAAAGTGAGCCTCTTGGTAGCAGAAGGAAAGACCAAGGCCAGGCGCTATGCCCTCAAGGTTCTGAACAGTCATCAGAAAGAATTGCAGATTGTTCCTGGGCTGACGGAAGACCAGGTGTGGCTTCGTGATGTGAAACCGCACCTGCTTGGTCTGCCGAGCAACGTGTTGGATATCTGTGCTCACGGTGTGACGGAGATGGTCAACAACGTCATTGACCACTCTGAGTCGACCACGGCGGCGATCAGTGTCTCCCGCGATGCGGCCACCATCATCATTACAATCCGCGATTACGGAGTCGGGATCTTCCACAAGATTCAGCAAGCTCTCAACCTCAGCGACCCGCAACATGCCATTCTGGAGTTGGCCAAGGGGAAACTCACGACTGATGCCGCCAAGCATACAGGAGAAGGCATTTTCTTTACCTCCCGAATGTTTGATGAGTGCAGCATCGCCTCGGGGACGTTGCTGTTCATCAGGCTCCGACGAACGGATGATTGGTTGTTTGAATCGGAGGAAGCGCCAAAGGATGGCACAGAGGTCGTGATGAAAATTGCCACAAATGCCAGTCACACGGCCAAGGAGATCTTTGATATCTATCGAGCAGAATTCGACCAATTTGGCTTCTCAAAGACCAACATCCCTCTCGTGCTGCTCAAATACGAGGGAGAGCAGCTCATTTCTCGTTCTCAAGCCAAGCGGTTAATGGCTCGCATTGACGAATTTCGAGAGGTGATTTTGGACTTTAAAGGCATCACCTCAATCGGACAAGCCTTTGCCGATGAGGTGTTCCGTATCTATCGACGCGAACATCCAGTCGTCAATATTTACCCGGTGAACATGGCGCCGGACGTCAACGGCATGATTCAACGGAGCCTATCGGGAAACCCGGATGATCCGCTGAATGAATATCTCCGAGGCGATATGGAGAAGCACAAGGTCACGTGA
- a CDS encoding DUF4258 domain-containing protein — MEKWDYAFDPEKNTWLIRERGISFEQIIALIESGHLVQVLEHHDRERYPNQLLYEVDVGGYIYVVPVVRDHQTLFLKTIYPSRKATRSRAKGRPS, encoded by the coding sequence GTGGAGAAATGGGACTATGCGTTCGATCCAGAGAAGAACACCTGGCTCATCCGGGAGCGCGGAATCAGCTTCGAACAGATCATCGCGCTGATTGAAAGCGGCCATCTCGTTCAGGTGCTGGAACATCACGACCGCGAGCGCTATCCCAACCAGCTTCTCTACGAAGTCGATGTAGGTGGATATATTTACGTCGTCCCAGTCGTCAGAGACCACCAGACACTGTTTTTAAAGACGATCTATCCAAGCCGGAAGGCCACGAGAAGCCGCGCGAAAGGACGCCCATCATGA
- a CDS encoding antitoxin, producing the protein MKKKLVLDQDEEQLITDYERGAFRPVKNQDMARKEAMEAARRYVRKDARINIRLSTADLELLKQRAAEEGLPYQSLIASILHKYVSRSAPQTN; encoded by the coding sequence ATGAAGAAGAAACTCGTGTTGGATCAAGACGAAGAACAGCTGATCACTGATTACGAACGCGGTGCTTTCAGGCCGGTCAAGAATCAGGACATGGCCAGAAAAGAAGCGATGGAAGCCGCCCGGCGCTACGTGCGCAAGGACGCCCGGATCAATATCCGATTATCGACCGCCGACCTTGAGCTGCTCAAGCAACGCGCCGCCGAAGAAGGCCTACCCTATCAAAGCCTGATCGCCAGCATCCTTCATAAATACGTCAGCCGCTCTGCGCCACAGACAAATTAA